A region of the bacterium genome:
GCGTACTTCGACGACGGCACGCCCCTGGGATCCGCCGGCAACCCCGAGTGCCGGATCGACTCGATCGTCCAGAGCTGGTCGGCGCTCGCCCCGGGCGGCGACGCCGCGCGCTCAAGCGAGGCGATGGCGGCGGTGGACCAGCGTCTCGTCCGCCGCGGCGACGGCCTGGTCCAGCTGCTGGACCCGCCGTTCGCGGTCTCGTCCCTCGAACCCGGCTACATCAAGGGCTACCCGCCGGGAGTGCGGGAGAACGGCGGCCAGTACACCCACGCGGCGATCTGGGCGGCGATGGCGTTCGCCGCCCTGGGCGACCGGCGGTGCGCCTGGGATCTCGCGTCCATGATCAACCCCGTGAACCACGCCGCCACGCCGCAGGACGCGGCCGTCTACAAGGTGGAACCGTACGTGGTCGCCGCCGACGTCTACGCCGTCCCGCCGCACACCGGCCGCGGCGGCTGGACGTGGTACACGGGCTCGGCCGGCTGGATGTACCGGCTGCTGACCGAGTCGCTCCTGGGCCTGAACCTGGAAGCGAACAGGCTGCGCTTCGCGCCCTGCCTGCCCGCGGCGTGGGAGTCCTACCGGGTGCACTACCGGTTCCGGGAAACCGTCTACCACATCGAGATCCGGCAGGTCGCCGGCGGTGGCGGCGGGACGCGCGTGGCGCTGGAGGGCGCCGTCCTGGATGGCGACTCGTTGCCGCTCATCGACGACCGGCGTGAGCACGACGTCGTGGTGACGGTCGCGGCGCCGGCGGCGTAGCGGGCGGCGCGCTCAGTCCGCTTCGGAACCGTCGCCCGCCGCCTTGCGGGTGTCACGGCCCACGCCCCAGCTCCGGAGCTTCCTGGACAGCGTCGCCGAGCCGATGTCGAGCTGCTTGGCGGTGCGGGTCTGGTTGCCCTCGTTGAGGTCGAGCACCGCCAGGATGTAGTCCTTCTCGATCTCCTCGAGCGCCCGCACCGGCCCCGTCACCGACGGGATCGGGACCGCCTGCCGGACCTCCTCGGGCAGGTCGTCGTACCCGACGAGGTTCGTGCTGCCGAGCGCGACGGCGCGCTCGATGGCGTTCTCCAGCTCGCGCACGTTGCCGGGCCAGTCGTACCTCAGCAGCTGGTCGGCGGCGCGCGGGACGAACCCGGTGACGGGCCGCTTCATCCGCTTGGCCGCCTCGGCCAGCAGGATCCTCGCCAGCGGCAGGATGTCCTCGCGCCGGTCCCGCAGCGACGGCACGTGCAACTGCACGACGTTCAACCGGTAGTAGAGGTCCTTGCGGAAGCGGCCCTCGGCGATGTCCGCCGCGAGCTCGCGGTTCGTCGCGGCGATCACCCGCACGTTCACGGGCCGGCTCTTGTTCTCGCCGACGCGGCGGATCTCGCGTTCCTGGAGGACCCGCAGCAGCTTGACCTGCATGCCGGGCGAGACGTCGCCGATCTCGTCGAGCAGCAGGGTGCCGCCGTTGGCCGCCTCGAACAGGCCCGGCCGCTCCTGGACGGCTCCCGTGAAGGACCCGCGCGCGTGCCCGAACAGCTCGCTCTCGAGCAGCGACTCGGTGATGGCGCCGCAGTTGACGGCGATGAACGGGCGGGACGCGCGGGTGGACTGCTCGTGCACCAGCTGCGAGATCAGCTCCTTGCCCGTCCCGCTCTCGCCCGTGATCAGGACGGTGGAGTCCACCAGCGCGATGCGCCGGGCGAGATCGACGACCCGGCGCATGGCGGGGCTGCGGGCGATGATCCCGAGCGGATCCAGCGCGTCCGGCGCCACGCGGGCGAGCACGCGCTTCTTCACGCGGAGCTTGCGCTCGGTCTCCTTGAGATCCTCGGTGATCAGGTGCAGCGAGGGCTCGAGCCACTCCTTGAGGTTCTCGACGTGGTAGAAGCGGAGCTCGTCGGACCGCTCGTCGCCCCACTCCTCGAGCGTGCGCGCGAGGAAGTGGCACACCGCGTCGCCGCGGCCCACGCAGCGCTCTTCCAGGACGTAGATCTCCTTGTCCATCGACCGGCTCAGGTACCCGCTCATGATGCCGCAGATGGTCCAGCAGACCGGGGTGTCGCTCTTGCCCAGGTGGGCGAGGTGCTGCTCCGCCTCGTACGAGCCGACGACCGTGAGGCCGTCCTTCGTCAGCGAACCAGGCGTGCCCGCGCCCATGTGGTACATGCCGCCGAGCATGTGGATGCGGCCGCAGGCCTCCTGCCAGTCGGTCTCGCTCTCCCACTGGAACAGTTCCTGGGTCGCCGTGGCCATGCGC
Encoded here:
- a CDS encoding cyclic beta 1-2 glucan synthetase, with translation GEHELPLIGSGDWNDGMNLVGVQGRGESVWLGFFLQEVLTRFAEVADRHGDGAFAERCRREAARTRQNVEANGWDGAWYRRAYFDDGTPLGSAGNPECRIDSIVQSWSALAPGGDAARSSEAMAAVDQRLVRRGDGLVQLLDPPFAVSSLEPGYIKGYPPGVRENGGQYTHAAIWAAMAFAALGDRRCAWDLASMINPVNHAATPQDAAVYKVEPYVVAADVYAVPPHTGRGGWTWYTGSAGWMYRLLTESLLGLNLEANRLRFAPCLPAAWESYRVHYRFRETVYHIEIRQVAGGGGGTRVALEGAVLDGDSLPLIDDRREHDVVVTVAAPAA
- a CDS encoding sigma-54-dependent Fis family transcriptional regulator: MRVEDLKISELVEFDSEGGLVRFANQRALIFDATAKGNLSKELIDHFGASTARAVLTRFGYVQGWRMATATQELFQWESETDWQEACGRIHMLGGMYHMGAGTPGSLTKDGLTVVGSYEAEQHLAHLGKSDTPVCWTICGIMSGYLSRSMDKEIYVLEERCVGRGDAVCHFLARTLEEWGDERSDELRFYHVENLKEWLEPSLHLITEDLKETERKLRVKKRVLARVAPDALDPLGIIARSPAMRRVVDLARRIALVDSTVLITGESGTGKELISQLVHEQSTRASRPFIAVNCGAITESLLESELFGHARGSFTGAVQERPGLFEAANGGTLLLDEIGDVSPGMQVKLLRVLQEREIRRVGENKSRPVNVRVIAATNRELAADIAEGRFRKDLYYRLNVVQLHVPSLRDRREDILPLARILLAEAAKRMKRPVTGFVPRAADQLLRYDWPGNVRELENAIERAVALGSTNLVGYDDLPEEVRQAVPIPSVTGPVRALEEIEKDYILAVLDLNEGNQTRTAKQLDIGSATLSRKLRSWGVGRDTRKAAGDGSEAD